In a genomic window of Streptomyces sp. NBC_01231:
- the cobN gene encoding cobaltochelatase subunit CobN gives MSTVLLLSTADTDLLAARAASGASYRIGNPTRVDVAEELPGLLEGADIAVVRLLGGKRAWEDGLAALKASGVPTVLLGGESVPDAELMAESSVPAGVVAEALRYLVEGGPDNLTELARFLSDTVLLTGEGFVEPRKMPEFGVHGERALEAGRPTVGVLFYRAHQLSGNTAFVDTLCDAIEARGVNALPVYCGSLRGADAGLYEILGRADALVATVLAAGGTHASQASAGGDEEAWDIGALADLDVPVLQGLCLTSSRKAWDESDAALSPMDAAMQVAIPEFDGRLITVPFSFKERVADDTADVPVYVADPERAARVAGIAVRHARLKHKPNAEKKLALVFTAYPTKHSRVGNAVGLDTPASAVRVLDSLRDAGYVVEGHPDNGDELIHRLINAGGHDVEWLTEEQLAAAPARVPLADYRAWFDTLDPDLRDGMLEAWGEPPGSLYVDGDDIVLASLQFGNVVVMIQPPRGFGENPIAIYHDPDMPPSHHYMAAYRWLENSFGADAVVHMGKHGTMEWLPGKGLGLSGGCAPDAVLGELPLIYPFIVNDPGEGTQAKRRGHATVVDHLVPPMARADTYGDLAKLEQLLDEYALVSDLDPTKAPAVRAQIWTLVKAAELHHDLHVDDQPDDDSFDEFVMHIDGYLCEIKDVQIRDGLHILGGGPVGEPRVNLVLAVLRASQVWGGQANALPGLRASLAEHFGLVEKELLAEPGAPLKVPAELTDLVEGPARSAADAVDLLEQLCRRFAEGMEERGWAVAESAPLVREVLGTELPDAVAVLEFACAEVVPRLARTTDEIDHILKALSGGYVPAGPSGSPTRGLVNVLPTGRNFYSVDPKAIPSRLSWEVGQSLADSLVQRYLQDTGEYPKSVGLTVWGTSAMRTQGDDIAEILALLGCRPVWDDASRRVTGFEVVPPAELGRPRIDVTVRISGFFRDAFPHVVGLIDDAVRAVAELDETAEQNYVRAHADADTAEHGDRRRATARVFGSKPGAYGAGLLPLIDARNWRSDADLAEVYAVWGGYAYGRGLDGRAARGDMETAFKRIAVAAKNVDTREHDLVDADDYFQYHGGMVAMVRHLTGTSPEAYVGDSATPDQVKTRTLGEETHRVFRARVVNPRWMAAMRRHGYKGAFEMAATVDYLFGYDATAGVVDDWMYEKLSAEYVFDQENRDFMKKSNPWALRGITERLLEAAERGLWAEPDADTLERLRATYLELEGDLEGDDK, from the coding sequence ATGAGCACAGTGTTGTTGTTGTCGACCGCCGACACGGACCTGCTGGCGGCCCGGGCCGCTTCGGGTGCCTCGTACCGGATCGGCAATCCGACCCGGGTGGACGTCGCGGAGGAACTGCCGGGACTCCTCGAGGGCGCGGACATCGCCGTCGTACGACTGCTCGGTGGCAAGCGGGCCTGGGAGGACGGGCTTGCGGCCCTGAAGGCGTCCGGTGTCCCGACCGTGCTGCTGGGCGGGGAGAGCGTTCCCGACGCGGAGTTGATGGCGGAGTCGTCGGTGCCCGCCGGTGTAGTGGCCGAGGCGCTGCGGTACCTCGTCGAGGGCGGGCCCGACAACCTCACCGAGCTGGCGCGCTTCCTGTCCGACACCGTGCTGCTCACGGGTGAGGGGTTCGTCGAGCCTCGGAAGATGCCCGAGTTCGGGGTGCACGGAGAGCGTGCGCTCGAGGCCGGCCGTCCGACCGTCGGCGTGCTCTTCTACCGGGCCCATCAGCTGAGCGGCAACACCGCCTTCGTGGACACGCTGTGCGACGCGATCGAGGCGAGGGGCGTCAACGCCCTTCCCGTGTACTGCGGTTCGCTGCGCGGCGCGGACGCCGGGCTGTACGAGATCCTCGGGAGGGCCGACGCCCTGGTCGCCACCGTCCTCGCGGCCGGCGGCACCCACGCCTCGCAGGCCTCGGCCGGTGGTGACGAGGAGGCCTGGGACATCGGAGCCCTCGCCGACCTCGACGTCCCCGTGCTGCAAGGGCTGTGTCTGACGTCCTCCAGGAAGGCCTGGGACGAGTCGGACGCCGCCCTGTCCCCCATGGACGCGGCGATGCAGGTCGCCATCCCGGAGTTCGACGGACGCCTCATCACTGTCCCCTTCTCGTTCAAGGAGCGGGTCGCCGACGACACGGCCGACGTGCCGGTGTACGTCGCCGACCCCGAGCGGGCCGCGCGGGTCGCCGGGATCGCCGTGCGGCACGCGCGGTTGAAGCACAAGCCGAACGCCGAGAAGAAGCTCGCGCTGGTCTTCACCGCGTACCCGACCAAACACTCCCGGGTCGGCAACGCCGTGGGCCTGGACACGCCCGCTTCGGCGGTGCGGGTGCTGGACTCGCTCCGAGACGCCGGATACGTCGTCGAGGGCCACCCCGACAACGGCGACGAGCTGATCCACCGGCTGATCAACGCCGGTGGCCACGACGTCGAATGGCTCACCGAGGAGCAGCTGGCCGCCGCCCCGGCCCGCGTGCCGCTGGCCGACTACCGGGCCTGGTTCGACACGCTCGACCCGGACCTCAGGGACGGCATGCTGGAGGCGTGGGGCGAGCCGCCGGGCAGCCTGTACGTGGACGGGGACGACATCGTGCTCGCCTCGCTCCAGTTCGGGAACGTCGTCGTGATGATCCAGCCGCCGCGCGGCTTCGGCGAGAACCCGATCGCGATCTACCACGACCCGGACATGCCGCCGTCGCACCACTACATGGCGGCCTACCGGTGGCTGGAGAACAGTTTCGGCGCCGACGCCGTCGTGCACATGGGCAAGCACGGCACGATGGAGTGGCTGCCGGGCAAGGGACTCGGGCTCAGCGGCGGCTGCGCCCCCGACGCCGTACTCGGTGAACTCCCGCTCATCTACCCCTTCATCGTCAACGACCCCGGCGAGGGCACCCAGGCCAAGCGGCGCGGGCACGCCACCGTCGTCGACCATCTGGTGCCGCCGATGGCCCGCGCCGACACGTACGGCGACCTGGCCAAGCTGGAGCAACTCCTCGACGAGTACGCGCTCGTCTCCGACCTGGACCCGACGAAGGCGCCGGCCGTGCGGGCGCAGATCTGGACGCTGGTGAAGGCGGCCGAGCTGCACCACGACCTGCATGTCGACGACCAGCCGGACGACGACTCCTTCGACGAGTTCGTCATGCACATCGACGGCTATCTGTGCGAGATCAAGGACGTGCAGATCCGGGACGGCCTGCACATCCTCGGTGGCGGTCCGGTCGGCGAGCCGCGGGTGAACCTCGTGCTCGCCGTGCTGCGGGCCTCGCAGGTGTGGGGCGGGCAGGCGAACGCGCTGCCGGGCCTGCGGGCGTCGCTGGCCGAGCACTTCGGGCTGGTGGAGAAGGAACTGCTCGCCGAGCCGGGAGCGCCGCTCAAGGTGCCGGCGGAGCTGACGGACCTCGTCGAGGGGCCCGCCCGCTCGGCGGCCGACGCGGTCGACCTGCTGGAGCAGCTGTGCCGGCGGTTCGCCGAGGGCATGGAGGAGCGGGGCTGGGCGGTCGCCGAGAGCGCGCCGCTGGTGCGCGAGGTGCTCGGCACCGAACTCCCCGACGCCGTCGCCGTGCTGGAGTTCGCCTGCGCCGAGGTGGTACCGCGGCTGGCCCGGACCACGGACGAGATCGACCACATCCTCAAGGCGCTGAGCGGTGGTTACGTCCCGGCCGGCCCGTCGGGCTCCCCGACGCGCGGGCTCGTCAACGTCCTGCCGACCGGCCGCAACTTCTACTCCGTCGACCCCAAGGCCATTCCGTCCAGGCTGAGTTGGGAGGTCGGCCAGTCGCTCGCCGACTCGCTGGTCCAGCGCTATCTCCAGGACACCGGCGAGTACCCGAAGTCCGTGGGCCTGACGGTGTGGGGCACGTCCGCCATGCGCACCCAGGGCGACGACATCGCCGAGATCCTCGCGCTGCTGGGCTGCCGCCCGGTGTGGGACGACGCCTCGCGCCGGGTGACCGGCTTCGAGGTGGTCCCGCCGGCGGAGCTGGGCCGGCCCCGGATCGACGTCACGGTCCGTATCTCCGGTTTCTTCCGGGACGCGTTCCCGCATGTCGTCGGGCTGATCGACGACGCGGTGCGGGCGGTGGCGGAGCTGGACGAGACCGCCGAGCAGAACTACGTGCGCGCGCACGCCGACGCGGACACCGCCGAGCACGGTGACCGGCGGCGGGCGACCGCCCGGGTCTTCGGCTCCAAGCCGGGTGCGTACGGCGCCGGGCTGCTGCCGCTGATCGACGCCCGCAACTGGCGCAGCGACGCCGACCTCGCCGAGGTGTACGCGGTGTGGGGCGGATACGCCTACGGGCGCGGGCTCGACGGGCGGGCCGCGCGCGGCGACATGGAGACGGCGTTCAAGCGGATCGCGGTGGCCGCCAAGAACGTGGACACCCGCGAGCACGACCTCGTGGACGCCGACGACTACTTCCAGTACCACGGCGGCATGGTCGCCATGGTCCGCCATCTGACGGGCACCTCACCGGAGGCGTACGTCGGCGACTCGGCCACACCCGACCAGGTGAAGACCCGCACGCTCGGCGAGGAGACGCACCGCGTGTTCCGCGCCCGGGTGGTCAACCCGCGCTGGATGGCGGCGATGCGGCGGCACGGCTACAAGGGCGCCTTCGAGATGGCGGCGACCGTCGACTACCTCTTCGGGTACGACGCGACGGCCGGGGTCGTCGACGACTGGATGTACGAGAAGCTCAGCGCCGAGTACGTCTTCGACCAGGAGAACCGGGACTTCATGAAGAAGTCCAACCCCTGGGCGCTGCGCGGCATCACCGAACGGCTCCTGGAGGCCGCCGAGCGCGGGCTGTGGGCCGAGCCGGACGCGGACACACTGGAACGGCTGCGGGCCACATACCTGGAGCTGGAAGGCGATTTGGAGGGCGACGACAAGTGA
- a CDS encoding putative cobaltochelatase — MSTPFPFTAVVGQDDLRLALLLNAVSPAVGGVLVRGEKGTAKSTAVRALSALLPEVFVVPGCRFSCDPASPDPDCPDGPHETGGGAPRPARMVELPVGASEDRLVGALDIERALAEGVKAFEPGLLADAHRGILYVDEVNLLHDHLVDLLLDAAAMGASYVEREGVSVRHASKFLLVGTMNPEEGELRPQLLDRFGLTVEVAASREPDQRVEVVRRRLAYDDDPAGFAARWADEEAAVRARIGAARKLLPSVQLGDGALRQIAATCAAFEVDGMRADIVMARTATALAAWAGRTDVLAEDVRQAALLALPHRRRRNPFDAPGLDEDKLDETLEEFGGSDDEDPEPDGPGPDGDGGGGGQPPSEGPEGGDTGARPEAGEQDGEPQTPGGGSGEQQPTRASEPFRTKVLSVPGLGEGAAGRRSRARTEQGRTTGARRPRGTLTKLHLAATVQAAAPHQRARGRSGRGLVVRRDDLRQATREGREGNLVLFVVDASGSMAARQRMSAVKGAVLSLLLDAYQRRDKVGLVTFRGSAAEVALPPTSSVDAAAVRLESLPTGGRTPLAAGLLRAHEVLRVERLRDPARRALVVVVTDGRATGGPEPVALAGRAARLFAADSVASVVVDCESGPVRLGLAGQLAGELGGTAVTLDELRADSIAGLVREVQGDSRRAA; from the coding sequence GTGAGTACCCCGTTCCCGTTCACGGCCGTCGTCGGCCAGGACGACCTGCGGCTCGCGCTGCTGCTGAACGCCGTGTCCCCGGCGGTCGGCGGAGTGCTGGTGCGCGGCGAGAAGGGCACCGCCAAGTCGACGGCGGTGCGTGCGCTCTCGGCGCTGCTGCCGGAGGTCTTCGTGGTCCCCGGCTGCCGTTTCTCCTGCGACCCTGCCTCACCCGACCCCGACTGCCCGGACGGACCGCACGAGACCGGCGGCGGCGCCCCGCGTCCCGCCCGCATGGTCGAACTCCCCGTCGGCGCCTCCGAGGACCGGCTCGTCGGCGCCCTCGACATCGAGCGGGCGCTCGCCGAGGGCGTCAAGGCCTTCGAGCCCGGGCTGCTCGCCGACGCGCACCGCGGGATCCTGTACGTCGACGAGGTCAACCTCCTCCACGACCACCTGGTCGACCTGCTCCTCGACGCGGCGGCGATGGGCGCCTCGTACGTCGAACGCGAGGGTGTCTCCGTACGGCATGCCTCGAAGTTCCTGCTCGTCGGGACCATGAATCCCGAAGAGGGCGAACTGCGGCCGCAGTTGCTCGACCGGTTCGGGCTGACCGTCGAGGTCGCGGCCTCGCGGGAGCCCGACCAGCGGGTGGAGGTGGTACGGCGGCGGCTCGCGTACGACGACGACCCGGCCGGCTTCGCCGCGCGGTGGGCGGATGAGGAGGCCGCCGTACGGGCGCGGATCGGGGCGGCCCGAAAGCTGCTGCCGTCGGTGCAACTGGGCGACGGGGCGCTGCGGCAGATCGCGGCGACCTGTGCCGCGTTCGAGGTGGACGGCATGCGGGCCGACATCGTGATGGCGCGGACGGCGACCGCGCTGGCCGCGTGGGCCGGGCGGACGGACGTGCTCGCGGAGGACGTACGGCAGGCCGCGCTGCTCGCGCTGCCGCACCGCAGGCGACGCAACCCCTTCGACGCGCCCGGACTCGACGAGGACAAGCTCGACGAGACCCTGGAGGAGTTCGGCGGCTCGGACGACGAGGATCCGGAACCCGACGGGCCGGGTCCCGACGGAGACGGCGGGGGCGGCGGACAGCCGCCGTCCGAGGGGCCCGAGGGCGGCGACACCGGTGCACGGCCCGAGGCCGGGGAGCAGGACGGGGAGCCGCAGACTCCCGGCGGCGGCTCGGGTGAACAGCAGCCGACGCGGGCCTCCGAGCCCTTCCGTACCAAGGTGCTGAGCGTGCCCGGACTCGGTGAGGGTGCCGCGGGAAGGCGTTCGCGGGCGCGGACCGAGCAGGGGCGCACGACCGGGGCCCGGCGGCCCCGAGGGACGCTGACCAAGCTGCACCTGGCGGCGACCGTACAGGCTGCGGCGCCGCATCAGCGGGCGCGCGGACGGTCGGGGCGTGGACTGGTCGTGCGGCGGGACGATCTGCGGCAGGCGACGCGAGAGGGCCGCGAGGGGAACCTCGTGCTGTTCGTCGTCGACGCCTCCGGGTCCATGGCGGCCCGGCAGCGGATGAGTGCCGTGAAGGGTGCCGTGCTGTCCCTGCTGCTGGACGCCTATCAGCGGCGGGACAAGGTGGGGCTGGTGACCTTCCGGGGTTCGGCCGCCGAGGTGGCGCTGCCGCCGACCTCCTCCGTGGACGCGGCGGCGGTCCGGCTGGAGTCGCTGCCGACGGGTGGCCGGACGCCGCTCGCGGCGGGTCTGCTGCGGGCGCACGAGGTGCTGCGGGTGGAGCGGCTGCGGGATCCGGCCCGGCGGGCGCTGGTCGTGGTGGTGACCGACGGGCGCGCCACGGGCGGGCCCGAGCCGGTCGCGCTCGCCGGGCGTGCGGCCCGGCTCTTCGCGGCCGACTCGGTCGCCTCCGTGGTCGTGGACTGCGAGTCGGGGCCGGTGCGGCTGGGGCTGGCCGGACAGCTCGCGGGTGAGCTGGGCGGTACGGCGGTGACGTTGGACGAGCTGCGGGCGGACTCGATCGCCGGTCTCGTCAGGGAAGTTCAGGGCGATTCGAGGAGGGCCGCGTAA
- the cobO gene encoding cob(I)yrinic acid a,c-diamide adenosyltransferase → MPQGQPSVVPEDGLTTRQRRNRPLVVVHTGIGKGKSTAAFGLALRAWNQGWPIGVFQFVKSAKWKVGEERALRVLGDSGEGGSVAWHKMGEGWSWVQRDSQMDNEEKAREGWEQVKRDLAAETYQLYVLDEFAYPMHWGWIDTDEVVSVLRDRPGTQHVVITGRNAPEKLVEFADLVTDMSKVKHPMDAGQKGQRGIEW, encoded by the coding sequence ATGCCGCAGGGACAGCCGAGTGTCGTACCGGAGGACGGGCTGACGACCCGTCAGCGGCGTAACCGGCCGCTGGTCGTCGTGCACACGGGCATCGGGAAGGGCAAGTCCACCGCCGCTTTCGGTCTCGCGCTGCGGGCCTGGAACCAGGGGTGGCCGATCGGGGTGTTCCAGTTCGTCAAGTCGGCGAAGTGGAAGGTCGGCGAGGAGCGGGCGCTGCGGGTGCTCGGGGACTCCGGCGAGGGCGGGTCCGTCGCCTGGCACAAGATGGGCGAGGGCTGGTCCTGGGTTCAGCGGGACTCGCAGATGGACAACGAGGAGAAGGCCCGGGAGGGCTGGGAGCAGGTCAAGCGGGACCTGGCGGCCGAGACGTACCAGCTGTACGTGCTGGACGAGTTCGCCTACCCCATGCACTGGGGCTGGATCGACACCGACGAGGTCGTCTCCGTGCTCCGGGACCGGCCCGGAACCCAGCATGTCGTGATCACCGGACGCAACGCCCCCGAGAAGCTGGTGGAGTTCGCGGACCTCGTCACCGACATGTCCAAGGTCAAGCATCCGATGGACGCCGGGCAGAAGGGGCAACGGGGCATCGAATGGTGA
- a CDS encoding cobyrinate a,c-diamide synthase — protein sequence MVTSSVPRLVIAAPSSGSGKTTVATGLMAAFAARGLAVSPHKVGPDYIDPGYHALATGRVGRNLDAYLCGPELVGPLFAQGARGCDIAVVEGVMGLYDGAAGEGELASTAHVAKLLRAPVVLVVDASSQSRSVAALVHGFASWDPEVRVGGVILNKVGSDRHEELLREALDSAGVPVLGVLRRVAQVDTPSRHLGLVPVAERRAEAVDAVGAMAEQVRVGCDLEALAALAGSAGALSCAAWDAAEVLASSPPPPLPVPSLGAAAPRPPLSALKGPRPQTPPEGGPPDGLKAADRRSEGLAAVRVAVAGGPAFTFSYAEHTELLTAAGAEVVTFDPLRDEQLPDGTSGLVIGGGFPEVYASELSANEPLRKSVAALAESGAPVAAECAGLLYLCRELDGLPMCGVLDATARMSERLTLGYRDAVAVSDSVLAEAGTRMRGHEFHRTVMEPGAGEVAAWGVRTPRRRLEGFVQQGVHASYLHTHWASEPGVARRFVERCRTS from the coding sequence ATGGTGACGTCCTCCGTCCCTCGGCTGGTCATTGCCGCGCCGTCCTCGGGCAGCGGCAAGACCACCGTCGCCACGGGGTTGATGGCCGCGTTCGCCGCGCGGGGGCTCGCCGTGTCCCCTCACAAGGTCGGGCCGGACTACATCGACCCCGGGTACCACGCGCTCGCGACCGGGCGGGTGGGACGGAACCTCGACGCGTATCTGTGCGGGCCGGAGTTGGTCGGGCCGTTGTTCGCGCAGGGTGCGCGGGGCTGTGACATCGCCGTCGTCGAAGGGGTGATGGGGCTGTACGACGGGGCCGCCGGGGAAGGTGAACTGGCGTCCACCGCCCATGTGGCGAAGCTGCTGCGGGCGCCGGTGGTGCTGGTCGTCGACGCCTCGTCGCAGTCCCGGTCGGTTGCGGCGCTGGTGCACGGGTTCGCCTCCTGGGATCCGGAGGTGCGGGTCGGGGGCGTGATCCTCAACAAGGTCGGATCGGATCGGCACGAGGAGCTGCTGCGGGAGGCGTTGGATTCGGCCGGGGTGCCGGTGCTCGGTGTGCTGCGGAGGGTGGCTCAGGTGGATACGCCGTCGCGGCATCTGGGGCTGGTGCCGGTCGCCGAGCGGCGGGCTGAGGCCGTGGATGCGGTGGGTGCCATGGCAGAGCAGGTGCGGGTCGGGTGCGACCTGGAGGCGTTGGCCGCGCTGGCGGGGAGTGCCGGAGCGTTGTCGTGTGCGGCCTGGGACGCGGCTGAGGTGCTGGCTTCTTCGCCCCCTCCGCCCCTTCCCGTCCCGTCTCTGGGGGCTGCCGCCCCCAGACCCCCGCTGTCGGCCCTGAAGGGGCCTCGTCCTCAAACTCCCCCAGAGGGGGGACCCCCAGACGGGCTGAAGGCAGCGGACCGGCGTTCCGAGGGGCTCGCCGCCGTGAGAGTCGCCGTCGCCGGTGGTCCCGCCTTCACCTTCTCCTACGCCGAGCACACCGAACTTCTCACCGCGGCCGGTGCCGAGGTCGTCACCTTCGATCCGCTCCGGGACGAGCAACTTCCCGACGGAACAAGCGGGTTGGTGATCGGCGGCGGGTTTCCCGAGGTGTACGCCTCCGAGCTGTCCGCCAACGAACCCCTGCGCAAGTCCGTCGCGGCGCTCGCGGAGAGCGGTGCTCCCGTCGCCGCCGAGTGTGCCGGGTTGCTCTATCTCTGTCGTGAGCTCGACGGGCTGCCGATGTGCGGGGTGCTGGACGCCACCGCGCGGATGAGCGAGCGGCTCACGCTCGGGTACCGGGACGCCGTGGCCGTCAGCGACAGCGTGCTCGCCGAGGCCGGGACACGGATGCGGGGGCACGAGTTCCACCGGACCGTGATGGAGCCCGGGGCGGGGGAGGTCGCCGCCTGGGGTGTGCGCACCCCCCGACGGCGGCTCGAAGGTTTCGTACAGCAGGGTGTGCACGCGAGTTATCTGCACACGCACTGGGCGTCCGAGCCCGGTGTCGCCCGTCGGTTCGTGGAGAGGTGCCGGACGTCATGA
- the cobI gene encoding precorrin-2 C(20)-methyltransferase, whose protein sequence is MSSRLIGVGVGPGDPELVTVKGVNALREAEVVVVPVMAAADGKDGGERGRAEATVLHYVPEEKVVRVVFALNERSDRARREAAWDAAGERVARLLETRGSVAFATIGDPNVYSTFTYLAQTITELVPGVVVETVPGITAMQDLAARSGAVLTEGTEPLTLVPVTAGAAALKDALNGPGTVVAYKFGRQSQEVAEALRETGRIDDAVWGSALGLESESIRPAADLDGAPLPYLSTLIAPARRDGGRGGKL, encoded by the coding sequence ATGAGCAGCAGACTGATCGGAGTCGGGGTAGGGCCCGGGGACCCGGAGCTGGTGACCGTCAAGGGCGTCAACGCTCTGCGGGAGGCCGAGGTGGTCGTCGTACCGGTGATGGCCGCGGCTGACGGGAAGGACGGCGGCGAGCGGGGGCGTGCCGAAGCGACCGTCCTGCACTACGTGCCCGAGGAGAAGGTCGTACGGGTGGTGTTCGCGCTCAACGAGCGCAGTGACCGGGCGCGGCGGGAGGCCGCCTGGGACGCGGCCGGGGAGCGGGTCGCCCGGCTGCTGGAAACCCGGGGCTCCGTCGCCTTCGCGACCATCGGCGATCCGAACGTGTACTCCACCTTCACCTATCTCGCGCAGACCATCACGGAGCTGGTGCCGGGCGTGGTCGTGGAGACGGTGCCCGGTATCACCGCGATGCAGGACCTCGCGGCCCGCTCGGGCGCCGTCCTCACCGAGGGGACCGAGCCGCTCACGCTGGTGCCCGTCACCGCCGGGGCCGCCGCGCTCAAGGACGCCCTGAACGGGCCCGGGACCGTCGTCGCGTACAAGTTCGGGCGGCAGTCCCAGGAGGTGGCCGAGGCGTTGCGGGAGACCGGGCGGATCGACGACGCCGTGTGGGGGTCGGCACTCGGGCTGGAGTCCGAGTCCATCCGGCCGGCCGCCGACCTCGACGGTGCTCCGCTGCCGTATCTCTCCACGCTCATCGCACCCGCTCGACGCGACGGCGGCCGGGGCGGAAAGCTGTGA
- a CDS encoding ZIP family metal transporter produces the protein MAVFVALGAFLMTLAGGWTALRVTDRRHLVLGLAGGLMLGVVGLDLMPEALDAAGTEVFGVPAALLLFVAGFLLAHMVERLLAGRQAAHGAEDGASGDGRAPEVGLTAAAAMVGHSAMDGVAIGAAFQVGGGMGAAVALAVVAHDFADGFNTYTITSLYGNARRRALAMLFADAAAPVVGAASTLLFTIPEGVLGSYLGFFGGALLYLAAAEILPEAHHDHPARSTLLCTIAGVAFIWLVVGVAG, from the coding sequence ATGGCGGTCTTCGTCGCGCTCGGCGCGTTCCTGATGACGCTGGCGGGCGGCTGGACGGCACTGCGGGTGACCGACCGCCGCCATCTCGTGCTGGGCCTGGCCGGCGGCCTGATGCTCGGCGTGGTTGGCCTGGACCTGATGCCGGAGGCGCTGGACGCGGCCGGCACCGAGGTCTTCGGCGTCCCCGCCGCCCTGCTCCTGTTCGTGGCCGGATTCCTGCTGGCCCACATGGTGGAACGCCTGCTCGCCGGCCGTCAGGCCGCGCACGGCGCCGAGGACGGCGCTTCCGGCGACGGCAGGGCCCCCGAAGTGGGTCTGACGGCGGCGGCCGCGATGGTCGGTCACAGCGCCATGGACGGCGTGGCGATCGGCGCGGCCTTCCAGGTCGGCGGCGGCATGGGCGCGGCGGTCGCGCTGGCCGTCGTCGCCCACGACTTCGCGGACGGCTTCAACACGTACACGATCACGAGTCTGTACGGGAACGCCCGCCGCCGAGCCCTGGCGATGCTGTTCGCGGACGCGGCGGCCCCGGTCGTGGGCGCGGCCTCCACGCTCCTCTTCACGATTCCGGAGGGAGTGCTCGGCAGCTATCTCGGCTTCTTCGGCGGCGCGCTCCTCTATCTCGCGGCCGCCGAGATCCTCCCCGAGGCCCACCACGACCACCCCGCCCGCTCGACCCTGCTGTGCACGATCGCGGGGGTGGCGTTCATCTGGCTCGTGGTCGGAGTCGCGGGCTGA
- the cobM gene encoding precorrin-4 C(11)-methyltransferase — MADAPTGKVTFVGAGPGAADLLTIRAARAIADADVVIWAASLVQAEVLEHAREGAEILDSATMSLEDVVAVYERALAQGLRVARIHSGDPALWGGTQEQLDRCARIGIETEVIPGVSAFSAVAALAGRELTIPEVAQSVVLTRLGGGKTPMPPGEEVREFAKHGTTMAIFLSAARSGQLVRELLEGGYPTSTPVVVAYQATWPEELIVKCTISTLEETVKEHKLWKHTLFLVGPALDAEGTRSHLYHPGHFHGYRKADPEARKALRARGAGT, encoded by the coding sequence ATGGCCGATGCCCCCACCGGCAAAGTGACCTTCGTCGGTGCCGGCCCCGGCGCCGCCGACCTGCTGACGATCCGTGCCGCGCGTGCCATCGCCGACGCCGACGTCGTGATCTGGGCGGCCAGCCTGGTCCAGGCGGAGGTCCTCGAGCACGCGCGCGAGGGCGCGGAGATCCTCGACTCGGCGACGATGTCCCTGGAGGACGTGGTGGCCGTGTACGAGCGGGCCCTGGCACAGGGCCTGCGCGTGGCCCGTATCCACTCCGGCGACCCCGCGCTGTGGGGCGGTACGCAGGAGCAGCTCGACCGGTGCGCCCGGATCGGCATCGAGACCGAGGTGATCCCGGGTGTCTCCGCCTTCTCCGCCGTCGCGGCGCTCGCCGGGCGCGAGCTGACCATTCCGGAGGTCGCCCAGTCCGTCGTGCTCACCCGGCTCGGCGGCGGCAAGACGCCGATGCCGCCCGGGGAGGAGGTGCGGGAGTTCGCCAAGCACGGCACCACGATGGCGATCTTCCTGTCGGCCGCGCGCAGCGGTCAGCTCGTGCGGGAGCTCCTTGAGGGCGGCTACCCGACCAGCACACCGGTCGTCGTCGCCTACCAGGCGACCTGGCCGGAGGAGCTGATCGTGAAGTGCACGATCAGCACGCTGGAGGAGACGGTCAAGGAGCACAAGCTCTGGAAGCACACGCTGTTCCTGGTCGGCCCGGCGCTCGACGCCGAGGGCACCCGCTCGCACCTCTACCACCCCGGTCACTTCCACGGCTACCGCAAGGCCGACCCTGAGGCCCGCAAGGCCCTGCGCGCCCGGGGTGCCGGCACGTGA